In Deltaproteobacteria bacterium, the genomic window GACGATATTAATTCCTTTTGCCGTATCCATAACGGACCCGCCTCCGACGGCAATAAGAGAATCACAGCCTTTCTCACGATATTCCTGTGCAAGACGGGTTACAACCCGCAGATCGGAATCCGGCGGCACATCATCCGCAATAGCTCCGATGGTTACACCGTCTTTTATGGCATTCGCTACGATGTTAATCAATCCGGCGCCGGAAACTCCCTTATCCGTGATGATCATGGGCCTTTCGGCGCGCAGACTTGCCAGGATGCCCGGAATTTTTTCCAGAGCATCATGGCCGGCAATAATTTTCACCCGGCAGCAGAATTCGTAGTATCCGGGTAAGTCCATTATCTCCCTTCCCAGGCCTGTTCCAGAACTGTCAGGTAACCGTCTTCATTGAATGCGTTTGAACCATAGCCGACAGCCTTTTGGGCAATATCTTTCAATATTTCTTTCGGAACTTCTGCATCTTTCAATGTCCGGATGATGGCGCCGCCGCCGGCATCAAAAAGTTCCTTCTGAAAATTGTACAGGATACCGATAGCCTTTTGAGCCTTCATGTTTTCCGCTGTATCTGCGTACGTATCGAACCCTGCCAGCGGCAGCAGGAGATCGGAGATGTAATACCCACCTTCAGAAAGCTGCCTTCCCAGAATATGGGGGAGCAGCACTCCCATGCATAAGCCGTGAGGAAGCTGACAGGCATCGCCAACCACCTTCCCGAGTTTATGCACAATGCCCGCCTCCATGTTGGAAAATGCACAGGCGGCCATGGTATGCGCATTCGCAAGGGCCAGACGACCATTCCCGTCCTGGGGATTTCTGACCACATTCACCAGGTTTTCCATAATAAACTGGA contains:
- a CDS encoding iron-containing alcohol dehydrogenase; its protein translation is MDLPGYYEFCCRVKIIAGHDALEKIPGILASLRAERPMIITDKGVSGAGLINIVANAIKDGVTIGAIADDVPPDSDLRVVTRLAQEYREKGCDSLIAVGGGSVMDTAKGINIVVSEKADDLMKFSGANALKRPLKPLIAIPTTAGTGSEVTLVAVIKDHEKHLKMCFVSYFLLPDVSIVDSRMTLSLPPAITAATGMDA